AGTTGTTTTCACTGAATCGCCTTGTAAGTTCTGCGTTCATATTGTCAAAGACTGGGTAAAATACAGCCGTCCTGAACTTCTCTTTGTCCCCATCCTTGGGCCTACGATGACCTACAGTAGACATTACAAGATACTCACTAAGCCTGGAGCTCCCACGTTTCGATCTTTTTTCAACAGCTTCAACTGCTATATTACAATGCTTTGCTGTGTCGATGGTCTGATGCCATAGCTCATCAAAACAAGATCCAGCTCTGCAGCCCTGTAGGGTGTCCTGCAGCGCATTTATTAGGTCCACAGCCCTAGCGAGATCAAGGGATGGCGCTTGCAGCATATCGGAGAGACACTTAGCATCACCAAGAATCTTTTTCATCACTACCAGTGTTCCATTAAATGTCAAGTCTATCTGGGTAAGCAGACCTCTTGCTTCCACAGATCTTTCACCACTGCTCTCTTCAGCCATCTCATGAAGTACACGCAAGGCGGCTGGCAGTCTGTCCAAAAGGTTTTTGCAGGCAGAATACCTGCATGCCCATCGTGTATCACTCAATCTCTGTAGTTCTCTGGGTGCCTCTTTATACATGTCCTTCTGAACTGACAGCCACCTTTCATGAACGTATGAGCCTGACATATACACATACAATTTTtgcagcaaagaaaaaaaacagtcaactTCAGGCACAGCCTTCACTGAGTCAACAATTACAATGTTGAGACAGTGTGCATTGCAATGAATGTAAAAGCATATTTTGCCTCtgctttgatcctggctgcaacCCCACTGCACTTTCCTGACATCACTGCTGCACCATCATAACCTTGACCTACAagatgtggcttatagtcaaggcCATACTTCTCCAGACACTGTACTATCTTATGACTGAGTCCTGCTGCATCTAATTCACTGGCTCTTTGGAAATCTAAAAAGCTCTCGTGAACTGCACCATTGTAATAGT
This sequence is a window from Corythoichthys intestinalis isolate RoL2023-P3 chromosome 13, ASM3026506v1, whole genome shotgun sequence. Protein-coding genes within it:
- the LOC130928087 gene encoding uncharacterized protein LOC130928087, with translation MSGSYVHERWLSVQKDMYKEAPRELQRLSDTRWACRYSACKNLLDRLPAALRVLHEMAEESSGERSVEARGLLTQIDLTFNGTLVVMKKILGDAKCLSDMLQAPSLDLARAVDLINALQDTLQGCRAGSCFDELWHQTIDTAKHCNIAVEAVEKRSKRGSSRLSEYLVMSTVGHRRPKDGDKEKFRTAVFYPVFDNMNAELTRRFSENNCDIMKGIQALNPKGKSFLEEATVLRFGCLYDCDVDDLKHELYQAKKVVQRKAQCGTEMTNILDFTTFIEPYKEVFHQLFCLCRIALALPVSSASCERSFSALKLIKNHLRTTMTDDRLSNLGVLSIERGRARLLNLDDFVERFAHSHGNRRIHLK